From the genome of Salvelinus namaycush isolate Seneca chromosome 10, SaNama_1.0, whole genome shotgun sequence, one region includes:
- the prg4b gene encoding proteoglycan 4b isoform X1, whose amino-acid sequence MTPSVLSALLLLACALPFNSAQSSCSGRCGGEYYRGYMCQCDYDCLTHEECCKDYESQCTTSDSCKGRCGESFKRGRQCDCDPDCARYSKCCPDYKSQCGIEVFTTTSTKPASTTPKTSSCNNVIDNKPKEPEPPQIQPNEEPEMTPNPQEELNEDDQFMPLVTPEPELQDEQGDDIKGETWPDLPVPSPEAEQEAILEGDYTPFPEELDPEATPGQEGTPPAEANLNPYLAEPAKVVPTETADSSVPEGQPDSSSSPSALDTTPPGSFSEPTSASDQVFPSSEPQPGPTPAEDTLELLSEGQSELDPEGQEAESENTLPKDSEPTPSNLENAATTPASDPTSTSPTQGTEDPEATPASLDSTTPPTKPDQTPSATKGDTPSSEQDSSKENEAPASESGPEAKPGRGDTPDSFDDSSVPQTGDLATPPTSDPQAASTDPTEHEEKGDEAAPEETTTDPMKLTLVLTIKPTPNKTTEKPKPSKPTGKPKPSPTRPSTLTDINQDLGTDNPRDYQADEHNDTNICSGRPVGAVTTLRNGTVVVFRGHYFWVLDSNRVPGPARGITDVWGVPSPIDTVFTRCNCQGKTYFFKGSNYWRFENGMMEPGYPKLIRVGFDGLQGQITAALSVPEYRKRRESVYFFKRGGLVQKYSYQSGISPTCGRKVHYSVHTVRNRVARQAVPLLGQEINIRLSWRGFPSTVTSAVSIPTHRKPEGYNYYLFSRSKYYNVNMGDERPFIATPPVSSAPQKNSAKDFFNCPKEV is encoded by the exons ATGACTCCATCAGTTCTTTCTGCTCTTCTTCTGCTGGCTTGTGCTCTCCCATTCAATTCTGCTCAGT CAAGCTGTAGTGGGAGATGTGGAGGAGAGTATTACAGAGGTTACATGTGCCAGTGTGATTATGACTGTCTCACTCACGAGGAGTGCTGTAAAGACTACGAATCCCAGTGCACCACCA GTGACTCGTGTAAAGGGCGGTGTGGCGAATCCTTTAAGAGAGGCAGGCAGTGTGACTGTGATCCGGACTGCGCTCGCTACAGCAAGTGCTGCCCAGATTACAAGAGCCAGTGTGGTATTGAAG TATTTACCACTACAAGCACAAAACCAGCCAGTACAACACCGAAGACTAGCTCATGCAATAACGTAATTGATAACAAACCAAAAG AGCCAGAGCCTCCCCAGATCCAGCCAAATGAGGAGCCAGAGATGACTCCCAATCCACAGGAGGAACTAAATGAAG ATGACCAGTTCATGCCATTGGTCACTCCAGAACCAGAACTCCAGGATGAACAGGGAGATG ATATAAAGGGTGAGACCTGGCCAGATCTCCCTGTTCCCTCTCCTGAGGCTGAGCAAGAGGCCATTTTAGAGGGGGACTACACACCCTTCCCTGAGGAATTGGATCCAGAGGCAACACCAGGCCAAGAGGGGACCCCACCAGCAGAGGCCAACCTCAACCCCTACCTTGCCGAACCAGCCAAGGTGGTTCCCACTGAGACAGCAG ACTCCAGTGTTCCTGAGGGACAGCCTGATTCCAGCAGCAGCCCGTCTGCATTAGACACAACTCCCCCTGGATCCTTCTCTGAGCCCACCTCTGCCTCCGACCAGGTCTTCCCGAGCTCAGAGCCCCAGCCTGGGCCTACTCCTGCAGAGGACACCCTTGAACTCCTATCTGAAGGACAGAGTGAATTGGACCCTGAGGGTCAGGAGGCAGAATCTGAGAACACACTGCCAAAGGACTCTGAACCCACACCCTCAAACCTAGAGAATGCTGCCACCACACCAGCCTCCGACCCAACCTCTACCAGCCCCACACAGGGTACAGAGGATCCTGAGGCTACCCCTGCATCTCTAGACAGCACCACCCCCCCCACCAAGCCTGACCAGACACCCAGTGCCACTAAAGGAGATACCCCAAGCTCAGAGCAGGACAGCTCCAAGGAGAATGAGGCACCAGCATCTGAGAGTGGTCCCGAAGCTAAACCTGGCAGAGGGGACACCCCAGATAGTTTTGATGACAGCAGTGTCCCCCAGACTGGAGATCTGGCAACGCCTCCCACCTCAGATCCTCAGGCCGCATCAACAGACCCAACGGAACATGAAGAGAAAGGAGACGAGGCCGCACCAGAGGAGACCACTACCGACCCCATGAAGCTCACTCTCGTCCTCACCATCAAACCCACCCCCAACAAAACCACGGAGAAACCCAAGCCCAGCAAACCCACAGGGAAACCCAAGCCCAGTCCTACACGGCCCAGCACCCTCACTGATATCAACCAAGATCTGGGCACAGACAACCCCAGGGACTACCAAGCAG ATGAACACAATGACACCAACATCTGCAGCGGTCGTCCCGTCGGCGCGGTGACTACGCTGAGGAATGGGACCGTGGTGGTTTTCAGAG GACACTATTTCTGGGTGTTGGACAGCAATAGGGTGCCTGGACCTGCCCGTGGGATCACAGACGTGTGGGGTGTCCCTTCTCCCATCGACACAGTCTTCACCCGCTGCAACTGCCAGGGCAAGACATACTTCTTCAAG GGTTCTAACTACTGGAGGTTCGAGAATGGCATGATGGAGCCCGGCTACCCCAAGCTGATCAGGGTGGGCTTCGATGGGCTGCAAGGACAGATCACGGCTGCCCTGTCTGTGCCGGAGTACCGCAAGAGGAGAGAGTCTGTCTACTTCTTCAAGAGAG GAGGCTTGGTGCAGAAGTATTCCTACCAGTCTGGCATCAGCCCTACATGCGGCAGGAAGGTCCACTACTCTGTTCATACCGTACGCAACCGTGTTGCCAGGCAAGCAG TGCCCCTGCTGGGACAGGAGATCAACATCCGTCTGAGCTGGAGAGGCTTCCCGTCCACCGTGACCTCCGCCGTGTCCATCCCCACCCACAGGAAACCAGAGGGATACAACTACTACCTCTTCTCACGCT CCAAATACTACAACGTCAATATGGGAGATGAGCGACCTTTCATAGCTACTCCCCCGGTGAGCTCCGCTCCCCAGAAGAACTCAGCCAAAGACTTTTTCAACTGTCCAAAGGAAGTTTGA
- the prg4b gene encoding proteoglycan 4b isoform X2, giving the protein MTPSVLSALLLLACALPFNSAQSSCSGRCGGEYYRGYMCQCDYDCLTHEECCKDYESQCTTSDSCKGRCGESFKRGRQCDCDPDCARYSKCCPDYKSQCGIEEPEPPQIQPNEEPEMTPNPQEELNEDDQFMPLVTPEPELQDEQGDDIKGETWPDLPVPSPEAEQEAILEGDYTPFPEELDPEATPGQEGTPPAEANLNPYLAEPAKVVPTETADSSVPEGQPDSSSSPSALDTTPPGSFSEPTSASDQVFPSSEPQPGPTPAEDTLELLSEGQSELDPEGQEAESENTLPKDSEPTPSNLENAATTPASDPTSTSPTQGTEDPEATPASLDSTTPPTKPDQTPSATKGDTPSSEQDSSKENEAPASESGPEAKPGRGDTPDSFDDSSVPQTGDLATPPTSDPQAASTDPTEHEEKGDEAAPEETTTDPMKLTLVLTIKPTPNKTTEKPKPSKPTGKPKPSPTRPSTLTDINQDLGTDNPRDYQADEHNDTNICSGRPVGAVTTLRNGTVVVFRGHYFWVLDSNRVPGPARGITDVWGVPSPIDTVFTRCNCQGKTYFFKGSNYWRFENGMMEPGYPKLIRVGFDGLQGQITAALSVPEYRKRRESVYFFKRGGLVQKYSYQSGISPTCGRKVHYSVHTVRNRVARQAVPLLGQEINIRLSWRGFPSTVTSAVSIPTHRKPEGYNYYLFSRSKYYNVNMGDERPFIATPPVSSAPQKNSAKDFFNCPKEV; this is encoded by the exons ATGACTCCATCAGTTCTTTCTGCTCTTCTTCTGCTGGCTTGTGCTCTCCCATTCAATTCTGCTCAGT CAAGCTGTAGTGGGAGATGTGGAGGAGAGTATTACAGAGGTTACATGTGCCAGTGTGATTATGACTGTCTCACTCACGAGGAGTGCTGTAAAGACTACGAATCCCAGTGCACCACCA GTGACTCGTGTAAAGGGCGGTGTGGCGAATCCTTTAAGAGAGGCAGGCAGTGTGACTGTGATCCGGACTGCGCTCGCTACAGCAAGTGCTGCCCAGATTACAAGAGCCAGTGTGGTATTGAAG AGCCAGAGCCTCCCCAGATCCAGCCAAATGAGGAGCCAGAGATGACTCCCAATCCACAGGAGGAACTAAATGAAG ATGACCAGTTCATGCCATTGGTCACTCCAGAACCAGAACTCCAGGATGAACAGGGAGATG ATATAAAGGGTGAGACCTGGCCAGATCTCCCTGTTCCCTCTCCTGAGGCTGAGCAAGAGGCCATTTTAGAGGGGGACTACACACCCTTCCCTGAGGAATTGGATCCAGAGGCAACACCAGGCCAAGAGGGGACCCCACCAGCAGAGGCCAACCTCAACCCCTACCTTGCCGAACCAGCCAAGGTGGTTCCCACTGAGACAGCAG ACTCCAGTGTTCCTGAGGGACAGCCTGATTCCAGCAGCAGCCCGTCTGCATTAGACACAACTCCCCCTGGATCCTTCTCTGAGCCCACCTCTGCCTCCGACCAGGTCTTCCCGAGCTCAGAGCCCCAGCCTGGGCCTACTCCTGCAGAGGACACCCTTGAACTCCTATCTGAAGGACAGAGTGAATTGGACCCTGAGGGTCAGGAGGCAGAATCTGAGAACACACTGCCAAAGGACTCTGAACCCACACCCTCAAACCTAGAGAATGCTGCCACCACACCAGCCTCCGACCCAACCTCTACCAGCCCCACACAGGGTACAGAGGATCCTGAGGCTACCCCTGCATCTCTAGACAGCACCACCCCCCCCACCAAGCCTGACCAGACACCCAGTGCCACTAAAGGAGATACCCCAAGCTCAGAGCAGGACAGCTCCAAGGAGAATGAGGCACCAGCATCTGAGAGTGGTCCCGAAGCTAAACCTGGCAGAGGGGACACCCCAGATAGTTTTGATGACAGCAGTGTCCCCCAGACTGGAGATCTGGCAACGCCTCCCACCTCAGATCCTCAGGCCGCATCAACAGACCCAACGGAACATGAAGAGAAAGGAGACGAGGCCGCACCAGAGGAGACCACTACCGACCCCATGAAGCTCACTCTCGTCCTCACCATCAAACCCACCCCCAACAAAACCACGGAGAAACCCAAGCCCAGCAAACCCACAGGGAAACCCAAGCCCAGTCCTACACGGCCCAGCACCCTCACTGATATCAACCAAGATCTGGGCACAGACAACCCCAGGGACTACCAAGCAG ATGAACACAATGACACCAACATCTGCAGCGGTCGTCCCGTCGGCGCGGTGACTACGCTGAGGAATGGGACCGTGGTGGTTTTCAGAG GACACTATTTCTGGGTGTTGGACAGCAATAGGGTGCCTGGACCTGCCCGTGGGATCACAGACGTGTGGGGTGTCCCTTCTCCCATCGACACAGTCTTCACCCGCTGCAACTGCCAGGGCAAGACATACTTCTTCAAG GGTTCTAACTACTGGAGGTTCGAGAATGGCATGATGGAGCCCGGCTACCCCAAGCTGATCAGGGTGGGCTTCGATGGGCTGCAAGGACAGATCACGGCTGCCCTGTCTGTGCCGGAGTACCGCAAGAGGAGAGAGTCTGTCTACTTCTTCAAGAGAG GAGGCTTGGTGCAGAAGTATTCCTACCAGTCTGGCATCAGCCCTACATGCGGCAGGAAGGTCCACTACTCTGTTCATACCGTACGCAACCGTGTTGCCAGGCAAGCAG TGCCCCTGCTGGGACAGGAGATCAACATCCGTCTGAGCTGGAGAGGCTTCCCGTCCACCGTGACCTCCGCCGTGTCCATCCCCACCCACAGGAAACCAGAGGGATACAACTACTACCTCTTCTCACGCT CCAAATACTACAACGTCAATATGGGAGATGAGCGACCTTTCATAGCTACTCCCCCGGTGAGCTCCGCTCCCCAGAAGAACTCAGCCAAAGACTTTTTCAACTGTCCAAAGGAAGTTTGA
- the prg4b gene encoding proteoglycan 4b isoform X3, producing the protein MTPSVLSALLLLACALPFNSAQCDSCKGRCGESFKRGRQCDCDPDCARYSKCCPDYKSQCGIEVFTTTSTKPASTTPKTSSCNNVIDNKPKEPEPPQIQPNEEPEMTPNPQEELNEDDQFMPLVTPEPELQDEQGDDIKGETWPDLPVPSPEAEQEAILEGDYTPFPEELDPEATPGQEGTPPAEANLNPYLAEPAKVVPTETADSSVPEGQPDSSSSPSALDTTPPGSFSEPTSASDQVFPSSEPQPGPTPAEDTLELLSEGQSELDPEGQEAESENTLPKDSEPTPSNLENAATTPASDPTSTSPTQGTEDPEATPASLDSTTPPTKPDQTPSATKGDTPSSEQDSSKENEAPASESGPEAKPGRGDTPDSFDDSSVPQTGDLATPPTSDPQAASTDPTEHEEKGDEAAPEETTTDPMKLTLVLTIKPTPNKTTEKPKPSKPTGKPKPSPTRPSTLTDINQDLGTDNPRDYQADEHNDTNICSGRPVGAVTTLRNGTVVVFRGHYFWVLDSNRVPGPARGITDVWGVPSPIDTVFTRCNCQGKTYFFKGSNYWRFENGMMEPGYPKLIRVGFDGLQGQITAALSVPEYRKRRESVYFFKRGGLVQKYSYQSGISPTCGRKVHYSVHTVRNRVARQAVPLLGQEINIRLSWRGFPSTVTSAVSIPTHRKPEGYNYYLFSRSKYYNVNMGDERPFIATPPVSSAPQKNSAKDFFNCPKEV; encoded by the exons ATGACTCCATCAGTTCTTTCTGCTCTTCTTCTGCTGGCTTGTGCTCTCCCATTCAATTCTGCTCAGT GTGACTCGTGTAAAGGGCGGTGTGGCGAATCCTTTAAGAGAGGCAGGCAGTGTGACTGTGATCCGGACTGCGCTCGCTACAGCAAGTGCTGCCCAGATTACAAGAGCCAGTGTGGTATTGAAG TATTTACCACTACAAGCACAAAACCAGCCAGTACAACACCGAAGACTAGCTCATGCAATAACGTAATTGATAACAAACCAAAAG AGCCAGAGCCTCCCCAGATCCAGCCAAATGAGGAGCCAGAGATGACTCCCAATCCACAGGAGGAACTAAATGAAG ATGACCAGTTCATGCCATTGGTCACTCCAGAACCAGAACTCCAGGATGAACAGGGAGATG ATATAAAGGGTGAGACCTGGCCAGATCTCCCTGTTCCCTCTCCTGAGGCTGAGCAAGAGGCCATTTTAGAGGGGGACTACACACCCTTCCCTGAGGAATTGGATCCAGAGGCAACACCAGGCCAAGAGGGGACCCCACCAGCAGAGGCCAACCTCAACCCCTACCTTGCCGAACCAGCCAAGGTGGTTCCCACTGAGACAGCAG ACTCCAGTGTTCCTGAGGGACAGCCTGATTCCAGCAGCAGCCCGTCTGCATTAGACACAACTCCCCCTGGATCCTTCTCTGAGCCCACCTCTGCCTCCGACCAGGTCTTCCCGAGCTCAGAGCCCCAGCCTGGGCCTACTCCTGCAGAGGACACCCTTGAACTCCTATCTGAAGGACAGAGTGAATTGGACCCTGAGGGTCAGGAGGCAGAATCTGAGAACACACTGCCAAAGGACTCTGAACCCACACCCTCAAACCTAGAGAATGCTGCCACCACACCAGCCTCCGACCCAACCTCTACCAGCCCCACACAGGGTACAGAGGATCCTGAGGCTACCCCTGCATCTCTAGACAGCACCACCCCCCCCACCAAGCCTGACCAGACACCCAGTGCCACTAAAGGAGATACCCCAAGCTCAGAGCAGGACAGCTCCAAGGAGAATGAGGCACCAGCATCTGAGAGTGGTCCCGAAGCTAAACCTGGCAGAGGGGACACCCCAGATAGTTTTGATGACAGCAGTGTCCCCCAGACTGGAGATCTGGCAACGCCTCCCACCTCAGATCCTCAGGCCGCATCAACAGACCCAACGGAACATGAAGAGAAAGGAGACGAGGCCGCACCAGAGGAGACCACTACCGACCCCATGAAGCTCACTCTCGTCCTCACCATCAAACCCACCCCCAACAAAACCACGGAGAAACCCAAGCCCAGCAAACCCACAGGGAAACCCAAGCCCAGTCCTACACGGCCCAGCACCCTCACTGATATCAACCAAGATCTGGGCACAGACAACCCCAGGGACTACCAAGCAG ATGAACACAATGACACCAACATCTGCAGCGGTCGTCCCGTCGGCGCGGTGACTACGCTGAGGAATGGGACCGTGGTGGTTTTCAGAG GACACTATTTCTGGGTGTTGGACAGCAATAGGGTGCCTGGACCTGCCCGTGGGATCACAGACGTGTGGGGTGTCCCTTCTCCCATCGACACAGTCTTCACCCGCTGCAACTGCCAGGGCAAGACATACTTCTTCAAG GGTTCTAACTACTGGAGGTTCGAGAATGGCATGATGGAGCCCGGCTACCCCAAGCTGATCAGGGTGGGCTTCGATGGGCTGCAAGGACAGATCACGGCTGCCCTGTCTGTGCCGGAGTACCGCAAGAGGAGAGAGTCTGTCTACTTCTTCAAGAGAG GAGGCTTGGTGCAGAAGTATTCCTACCAGTCTGGCATCAGCCCTACATGCGGCAGGAAGGTCCACTACTCTGTTCATACCGTACGCAACCGTGTTGCCAGGCAAGCAG TGCCCCTGCTGGGACAGGAGATCAACATCCGTCTGAGCTGGAGAGGCTTCCCGTCCACCGTGACCTCCGCCGTGTCCATCCCCACCCACAGGAAACCAGAGGGATACAACTACTACCTCTTCTCACGCT CCAAATACTACAACGTCAATATGGGAGATGAGCGACCTTTCATAGCTACTCCCCCGGTGAGCTCCGCTCCCCAGAAGAACTCAGCCAAAGACTTTTTCAACTGTCCAAAGGAAGTTTGA